Proteins from a single region of Sphaerochaeta globosa str. Buddy:
- a CDS encoding DNA repair helicase XPB, with amino-acid sequence MQDTPLIVQSDKTLLLDVHHNQSEACRADLVRFCELVKSPEHMHTYALSPISLWNAASSGFPVASVIDCLNRWSRFPVPESILFYVNDMASRWGKVRLTEYEDPRYYQLFVESKRIKTELMQRKALSKILVVKDEHSFLLETYSRGEVKLQLIKIGYPVDDQVVLQKGPPVPIALRSETLGGKPFAVRPYQQMAGDALLGDLGPGCGFGTIVLPCGSGKTVVGMHIMQRLCTRVLVVTTNVAAVHQWMQEILDKTTLTIDQVGEYTGARKEPKEITVCTYQVLTYRPDKEGPFPHLELLTKSQWGLIIYDEVHMLPAPVFKITAELQAVYRVGLTATLIREDGREDEVFSLVGPKRFDVPWIELQQQGFIAEAYCHEIRLDLPQELEIPYALANKREKYRMASENPLKLEVVKDLVSRHPDDFILIIGQYLDQLAMIADAFGLPIITGSTPNAKREELYRAFRDGDCRILVVSKVANFAIDLPDASVAIQVSGTFGSRSEEAQRLGRILRPKNRSSFFYSVVTRYSNEEEFAANRQKFLAEQGYSYEIEVWKN; translated from the coding sequence ATGCAAGACACTCCTCTGATTGTACAAAGTGACAAGACGTTGCTTCTGGACGTCCACCATAACCAAAGTGAGGCCTGCCGTGCCGATCTGGTCCGATTCTGTGAATTGGTCAAGAGTCCGGAGCATATGCATACCTATGCACTCTCCCCTATTTCGCTGTGGAATGCAGCCTCCTCAGGTTTTCCGGTAGCCTCGGTCATCGATTGCCTGAATCGCTGGTCACGCTTCCCGGTACCTGAAAGCATTCTTTTCTATGTCAATGACATGGCCTCCAGGTGGGGCAAGGTCCGCCTTACCGAATATGAGGATCCACGGTATTATCAGCTGTTCGTGGAAAGCAAGCGAATCAAAACAGAGTTGATGCAACGCAAAGCCCTGTCAAAGATTCTGGTGGTCAAGGACGAGCACTCCTTCTTGCTGGAAACTTATTCCCGCGGAGAGGTTAAGCTTCAGCTGATTAAAATCGGGTATCCAGTGGATGACCAGGTTGTGCTCCAGAAAGGTCCGCCGGTACCGATAGCGCTACGGTCCGAAACGCTGGGTGGAAAACCCTTTGCGGTACGACCCTACCAACAAATGGCGGGCGATGCCTTGCTGGGAGATCTTGGACCGGGCTGCGGTTTCGGCACCATCGTTCTTCCCTGTGGATCGGGAAAAACCGTAGTCGGCATGCATATCATGCAACGCCTTTGCACCCGGGTCCTGGTGGTTACCACCAATGTGGCTGCCGTACACCAGTGGATGCAGGAAATCTTGGACAAGACCACCCTGACCATCGACCAAGTTGGCGAGTATACCGGTGCGCGCAAGGAACCTAAGGAAATAACAGTCTGCACGTATCAGGTGCTCACCTACCGACCGGACAAAGAGGGCCCTTTTCCGCACTTGGAGTTGCTTACCAAAAGCCAATGGGGCCTGATAATCTACGATGAAGTGCATATGCTTCCCGCTCCGGTCTTCAAGATTACTGCAGAGTTGCAGGCTGTCTACCGTGTTGGATTGACTGCCACCCTGATCAGGGAGGATGGCAGAGAAGACGAGGTTTTCAGTTTGGTCGGTCCCAAACGCTTTGATGTGCCTTGGATTGAATTGCAGCAGCAGGGCTTCATAGCCGAAGCCTACTGCCATGAAATTCGTCTCGACCTACCCCAAGAGCTGGAGATTCCGTATGCACTGGCAAATAAGCGGGAGAAATACCGCATGGCCAGCGAAAATCCCTTGAAGCTTGAAGTGGTAAAGGATCTGGTCAGTCGGCATCCGGACGATTTCATCCTGATCATCGGCCAGTACCTGGACCAGCTTGCGATGATCGCCGATGCGTTTGGATTACCCATCATCACCGGCAGCACCCCGAATGCAAAGCGGGAGGAACTCTATCGAGCCTTCAGGGACGGCGATTGCAGGATTCTGGTCGTCAGCAAGGTTGCCAACTTTGCCATAGACCTTCCTGATGCATCGGTTGCCATCCAGGTTTCCGGCACGTTCGGCAGCCGAAGTGAGGAAGCCCAGCGACTGGGGAGAATTCTCAGGCCGAAAAACCGTTCCAGTTTCTTTTATTCGGTAGTGACCCGTTACTCCAACGAAGAGGAATTTGCGGCAAACCGACAAAAATTCCTTGCCGAACAAGGCTACTCGTATGAGATAGAGGTATGGAAGAATTGA
- the aroC gene encoding chorismate synthase, whose protein sequence is MGHNSFGNAFTVTTFGESHGPALGVIIDGVESGFKIDREALQAQMNRRRPGGNPTGTKRNEIDELSILSGVYEGYTTGTPIAMILYSTNQKSTDYDHLKDVFRPGHADWTFFKKYGIRDIRGGGRSSGRETSARVAAGALAMQLLAKRGISIQAGTVQVGSVKTENRNWDEADNVMSCPDRVAAKQMIALVEQVRSENDSIGGIIECRVNGVPIGLGEPVFGKLQALLSHAVMSIGAVKGIQFGSGFACASMRGSECNDQRTQEGFLSNHAGGILGGISSGQEIVFQAAIKPTSSISRPQLTVNTNNETTTLVVEGRHDPCICSRAVVVVESMVAITLLDLYYTAFGKN, encoded by the coding sequence ATGGGCCATAACAGCTTTGGGAATGCATTTACCGTCACTACCTTCGGCGAGTCTCACGGCCCTGCCCTCGGTGTCATCATCGATGGGGTGGAAAGTGGTTTCAAGATTGACAGGGAAGCGTTGCAGGCTCAGATGAACCGCCGTCGTCCCGGTGGCAACCCTACAGGGACAAAACGCAACGAGATCGATGAGCTCTCCATACTCTCGGGGGTGTACGAGGGATACACGACCGGCACCCCGATCGCCATGATTCTGTATAGTACCAACCAGAAGTCGACCGATTACGACCATCTCAAGGATGTCTTCAGACCCGGTCATGCTGATTGGACCTTTTTCAAGAAATATGGGATACGTGATATTCGCGGTGGCGGCAGATCCAGCGGCAGAGAGACCAGTGCAAGAGTAGCAGCCGGTGCCCTTGCCATGCAACTGCTTGCCAAACGAGGAATTTCCATACAAGCAGGAACCGTGCAAGTCGGGTCTGTGAAAACCGAGAATCGAAATTGGGATGAAGCCGACAATGTCATGAGCTGCCCCGACCGAGTGGCTGCAAAACAGATGATTGCTTTAGTCGAGCAGGTCCGTAGTGAGAATGACAGCATCGGCGGTATTATCGAATGCAGGGTCAACGGCGTACCGATAGGTCTGGGAGAGCCGGTCTTCGGCAAGCTGCAGGCATTGCTCAGCCATGCAGTCATGAGCATCGGGGCGGTGAAAGGGATCCAATTCGGTTCAGGCTTCGCTTGTGCTTCCATGCGCGGCAGCGAGTGCAACGACCAGAGGACCCAAGAGGGGTTTCTCTCCAATCATGCCGGGGGAATCCTCGGTGGCATATCAAGCGGGCAGGAAATTGTTTTCCAGGCTGCCATCAAGCCCACTTCCTCGATTTCGCGACCCCAGCTGACAGTAAATACAAACAACGAGACGACTACCTTGGTGGTAGAGGGCAGGCATGACCCCTGTATATGTTCCCGGGCGGTGGTGGTAGTCGAATCCATGGTGGCTATTACATTGCTTGACCTCTATTACACCGCATTTGGAAAAAACTGA
- a CDS encoding shikimate kinase encodes MKDHLFFCGIKHSGKSTLGAFYARANNLAWVDLDDLILKAIAPWTSVRAYYKQEGQMAFQAQEVAALETYLCSHHERTVISLGGGASDNEALLSLAKSRGRLIYLMVEEGVLFRRIISGGIPPFLDESDPKASFHALYARRHAIYGNICDVLVQLPNYPDIRDTASFLVETLKSEV; translated from the coding sequence ATGAAGGACCACCTATTTTTCTGCGGCATCAAGCATAGCGGGAAGTCCACACTCGGAGCCTTCTATGCAAGGGCCAACAATCTTGCGTGGGTTGACTTGGATGACCTGATCCTGAAGGCCATTGCCCCCTGGACTTCAGTGCGCGCTTATTACAAACAAGAAGGACAAATGGCATTCCAGGCGCAGGAAGTTGCTGCCCTTGAGACGTACCTTTGCTCCCATCACGAGCGGACGGTCATCAGCCTCGGGGGAGGAGCCTCGGATAACGAGGCATTGCTGAGCCTGGCAAAAAGCCGGGGCAGACTCATCTACCTCATGGTTGAGGAGGGAGTGCTATTCAGAAGGATTATCTCAGGTGGGATTCCTCCTTTTTTGGATGAATCCGATCCAAAGGCATCATTTCATGCCCTGTATGCAAGAAGACATGCAATCTATGGAAACATCTGTGATGTTTTGGTACAATTACCAAATTATCCCGATATCCGCGATACGGCAAGCTTCCTTGTCGAAACACTCAAGAGTGAGGTATGA
- a CDS encoding deoxyguanosinetriphosphate triphosphohydrolase family protein, with protein sequence MELQNQISEQLLKKRKTDKQEDVRGPYYRDTTAIIHSSAFRRLKHKTQVFFAPSNDHICTRMEHCLHVASIASSICRGLGLDSELAWAIGMGHDLGHTPFGHTGEKILSSKMQMAGFGPFEHELNSLRVVDFLSNQGKGLNLTYAVRDGIVCHNGERLVQSIKPTFAIRDLDAVTERKGLLPATYEAAVVRLCDTIAYLGRDFEDACRLGLISKKELPSDVEKKLGNRNAQIIDTLVVDVIEHSGGEQGISFSDELFPSIEKMIAFNYERIYKSPMLEGYERYFTRLFTLILDYLEFLVSSYGFKEELYVQEKNMLAMGFYQHLMDMKEAYLQKDGNLDRLIFDYIGGMSDTFCLDCANEILKPEHLNDSIEHSLTGKWFDAR encoded by the coding sequence ATGGAATTGCAGAATCAGATCTCCGAGCAGTTGCTGAAAAAGCGAAAGACCGACAAGCAGGAAGATGTACGCGGCCCCTATTACCGCGATACCACAGCCATCATCCACTCCTCGGCCTTCCGAAGGCTGAAGCATAAGACCCAAGTATTTTTCGCCCCAAGCAACGATCATATCTGCACCCGTATGGAGCATTGCCTGCATGTGGCCTCGATTGCCTCCTCCATCTGCCGCGGCCTCGGCCTGGATTCTGAACTGGCGTGGGCGATCGGCATGGGCCATGACCTCGGGCACACCCCTTTCGGCCATACCGGTGAAAAAATTCTTTCCTCAAAAATGCAAATGGCGGGGTTCGGCCCGTTCGAACATGAGCTGAACAGCCTTCGGGTGGTGGATTTTCTCTCCAATCAAGGCAAAGGCCTCAATCTTACCTATGCGGTCAGGGATGGGATTGTCTGTCACAATGGTGAGCGATTGGTGCAGTCCATCAAACCCACCTTCGCCATCAGGGACTTGGATGCAGTAACCGAACGCAAAGGGTTGTTGCCTGCAACCTATGAAGCCGCTGTAGTGCGCCTGTGCGATACCATCGCATACCTTGGCCGCGATTTTGAGGATGCTTGCCGCCTCGGTCTTATTTCCAAGAAAGAGCTTCCTTCGGATGTCGAGAAAAAGCTGGGAAACCGCAACGCACAGATTATCGATACCTTGGTTGTCGATGTAATAGAACACTCCGGCGGTGAGCAAGGCATCAGTTTCAGTGACGAGCTGTTTCCTTCTATTGAAAAAATGATTGCCTTCAACTATGAGCGCATCTACAAGAGTCCTATGCTGGAGGGGTACGAGCGGTACTTCACCCGTTTGTTCACGCTCATTCTTGACTATTTGGAATTCCTTGTCTCATCCTATGGATTCAAGGAAGAGCTCTATGTGCAGGAAAAGAATATGCTTGCCATGGGCTTTTATCAGCATCTCATGGACATGAAGGAGGCCTATCTGCAAAAGGATGGCAACCTTGATCGCTTGATTTTCGATTACATCGGAGGAATGAGCGATACCTTCTGCCTGGATTGCGCCAATGAGATTCTCAAACCGGAACACTTAAACGACAGCATCGAACATTCACTCACCGGCAAATGGTTCGATGCACGTTAG
- the nrdR gene encoding transcriptional regulator NrdR: MRCPHCSQMDDKVLESRQNSSGSTIRRRRECNSCGYRFTSYERIEDKPLMVIKRDGRREPFDLNKLGRGIRSCTEKLKISENQIDTLLQSIEDAIMLKVGSKREIASSDIGDEALKQLREVDLVAYVRFAAVYKAFNDLGQFIAEIQKLGKELG, translated from the coding sequence ATGAGATGTCCCCACTGCTCACAGATGGATGACAAGGTCTTGGAATCAAGGCAAAATTCCAGCGGCTCAACAATCAGACGAAGAAGGGAATGCAATTCCTGCGGCTATCGATTTACCAGTTATGAACGCATCGAGGACAAGCCGCTTATGGTCATCAAGCGTGACGGCCGGCGAGAACCTTTTGATTTGAACAAACTCGGGAGGGGAATTCGATCCTGCACCGAGAAATTAAAAATCAGCGAGAACCAAATCGATACACTCTTGCAGAGCATTGAGGATGCCATCATGCTCAAGGTGGGAAGCAAACGTGAAATTGCCTCGTCCGATATCGGCGATGAGGCTTTGAAACAGTTGAGGGAAGTGGATTTGGTTGCGTATGTACGGTTTGCCGCTGTCTATAAGGCTTTCAACGACCTCGGCCAATTCATTGCGGAAATCCAAAAATTAGGAAAGGAACTCGGCTAA
- a CDS encoding nucleoside-triphosphatase — MQTRLTFVVAARDGGKTTRLKQLIEQAQHAGLKVSGVIALANPEKTWYRLKDLSSTESRLALSSQINLGTERIGRFSISSDVFAWANALIEQSMATTELIVFDEIGKLELQGGGLAPSFRKALDETSCNILASVRDEHVEAVLKCFAIDASHLSIVKVEKEE; from the coding sequence GTGCAAACTAGGCTGACATTCGTGGTTGCCGCCCGTGATGGAGGAAAGACTACCCGCCTGAAGCAGTTGATCGAGCAAGCACAGCATGCCGGTCTGAAAGTCAGTGGAGTGATTGCTCTTGCAAATCCTGAAAAAACTTGGTATAGACTCAAGGACCTGTCCAGTACGGAGAGTAGGCTTGCCCTTAGTTCGCAGATTAACCTGGGAACAGAACGTATAGGACGATTCAGTATCAGCTCTGATGTTTTTGCTTGGGCCAATGCCCTGATCGAGCAATCGATGGCGACAACAGAGCTTATCGTCTTTGATGAAATTGGGAAGCTGGAACTGCAAGGAGGTGGATTGGCCCCTTCGTTTCGCAAAGCCCTTGATGAAACGTCATGCAACATCCTTGCCTCGGTCAGGGATGAGCATGTCGAAGCTGTTCTCAAGTGTTTTGCCATCGACGCCTCCCACCTATCGATTGTGAAGGTAGAGAAGGAAGAGTAG
- a CDS encoding queuosine precursor transporter, with amino-acid sequence MNELYWFVMLLCNFVLIMIAFRKWGKLGLYIWVPISVIVANIQVTKNVMLFGLEATLGNIVYATGFLATDILSECYGKKESAKAVAIGFFSLLTMTILMQVALFFEPASSDLSQASLAQIFGLMPRIALGSLIAYVVSNLHDIWAFDFWKRKKPGRNFLWLRNNLSTFVSQFIDTLLFTLIAFWGVYPSSVLIQIMISTYLLKWVVAVFDTPFMYLARHWYDKGVLPTPTI; translated from the coding sequence ATGAATGAACTTTACTGGTTTGTGATGTTGTTGTGTAATTTCGTCCTTATCATGATTGCATTCCGCAAATGGGGAAAGCTGGGTCTCTATATCTGGGTCCCCATCAGTGTCATCGTCGCCAACATCCAGGTCACCAAAAATGTCATGCTCTTCGGTTTGGAAGCTACGCTGGGAAACATCGTCTACGCCACCGGATTTCTGGCAACAGACATCCTCAGTGAGTGTTATGGGAAGAAAGAGTCTGCAAAAGCGGTGGCCATCGGTTTTTTCAGTTTGCTCACGATGACCATTCTCATGCAAGTGGCACTCTTTTTTGAGCCTGCTTCCTCGGACCTTTCCCAGGCTTCGCTGGCACAGATTTTTGGTCTGATGCCGCGTATCGCCCTCGGTTCACTCATCGCGTATGTGGTGAGCAATCTGCACGACATCTGGGCTTTCGATTTCTGGAAGCGCAAAAAGCCGGGTCGCAATTTCCTATGGCTTCGCAACAATCTGAGCACTTTTGTCAGCCAATTCATCGATACACTGCTCTTCACCCTGATTGCCTTCTGGGGTGTGTATCCAAGCAGTGTATTAATTCAGATTATGATTTCCACCTATCTTTTGAAATGGGTGGTGGCTGTATTCGATACCCCGTTCATGTACCTGGCCAGGCATTGGTATGATAAAGGAGTGCTTCCTACTCCTACTATTTAG
- a CDS encoding inositol monophosphatase family protein, giving the protein MDRVLDQKALDTLAVAVQDAGRYAKEQQQCIHRSYKSDGTVITETDLAISRKILGVVSQLFENVNIISEETLTPFDPDAPFTFVLDPIDGTDVYSQGLPSWAVALGILDKQRNPVGAMISAPRWGLGEDELFLRLDPGKELLINGKPFSIRTNKDFPHQITMGSSGQRLMDFTHFEGKIRIFGSSILHMLSPVLYDHIQGCVNQSCYVWDITAAHAALLSVGMDIEYVDGTPFIYDDAFLLERKPFSPSFYAGTKDCIQALRKVLPAK; this is encoded by the coding sequence ATGGATAGAGTACTCGACCAAAAGGCATTGGATACACTCGCTGTGGCTGTACAGGATGCAGGCAGATACGCTAAAGAACAACAACAATGCATCCACCGTTCCTATAAAAGTGACGGGACAGTGATTACCGAAACCGATCTGGCAATTTCTCGAAAGATTTTGGGCGTGGTTTCCCAACTGTTTGAAAATGTAAATATCATCAGCGAAGAAACCCTCACCCCTTTCGATCCCGATGCTCCCTTTACATTCGTTCTCGATCCCATCGATGGGACGGACGTCTATTCGCAAGGATTGCCCTCCTGGGCGGTGGCTTTGGGAATTCTGGATAAGCAAAGGAACCCCGTAGGAGCCATGATCAGTGCTCCTCGCTGGGGCCTGGGAGAGGACGAGCTCTTCTTGCGCCTGGATCCGGGTAAGGAATTGTTGATTAATGGGAAACCCTTCTCCATCAGAACCAACAAGGATTTTCCCCACCAGATCACCATGGGGTCGAGTGGTCAACGGTTGATGGATTTCACGCATTTCGAGGGAAAGATCCGCATATTCGGTTCTTCAATTCTCCATATGCTCAGCCCGGTGCTCTATGACCATATCCAAGGCTGTGTGAACCAGAGTTGTTATGTCTGGGATATCACTGCAGCCCACGCCGCATTGCTCAGCGTGGGTATGGATATCGAGTATGTCGATGGGACGCCTTTTATATACGATGACGCGTTTTTACTGGAACGCAAACCTTTCTCCCCTTCCTTCTATGCAGGAACCAAAGATTGCATCCAGGCACTAAGAAAGGTGCTTCCCGCTAAATAG
- the mfd gene encoding transcription-repair coupling factor — protein MALMQTPISTLVQSYIKTSSAYKVYGAQTNHIHIHGLEGYPLAQFLRLLSRKQKGRVWAVCPTEESALQLLKDSGFCGDGAASSNGEGRMVYLPSNGRKLYTPFNADNVEYDQLSRLMQIQELKEGLVITHLRPFVSPLVSPETLSSSSLTIKVGDAFESSSFSQLLTNAGYVHTVSTSAMGEYSLRGEVLDIFPYESEYPYRIYADWDTVGKIARYNPITQESIGTVGKLVLSLVDATGEMATSSVGEYLADSDLFCFIGDQRLATSFHSLQIEAKALYRQAFLQDREAIKPDALLFDFPAFQKKCRYSLTVFDIVGQGQDVYRFDIEGPRSYFGNFTLLKEDLKSLEKQGWNVVVFTENQLQKQRLMQMLSAFPFLGWEDRAISGGFAIPSLKVVAICEHEIFGRRRQVVKTLQHTQSSPLDSFVDLNEGDYVVHVNYGVGQFVKIDRVSSFDRERDFIKIAYADNEMLYVPIEQANLVQRYIGSDTGLPKKDKLGGQGWENKKAKARKNAEDLAKHLITLYAKRKNSIGYAFPKDTDWQLQFEASFPFDETADQLSCIEDIKDDMEKPIVMDRLVCGDVGYGKTEIAFRAVFKAVMGGKQVAFLAPTTILAEQHYQNFLKRLGTFPVRCAQLSRIVTKKEQKQTLLALAEGKVDVLFGTHRILQKDIMYRDLGLLVVDEEQRFGVKDKERIKTLRASIDSLSLSATPIPRTLYMSLLKIRDMSLLATPPIARRPIETYIGEYNEQTIVKAIRDEVERKGQVFFLHNRIESQDEVVFQLTKLLPDVIIESAHGQMDSTKLEDTMRRFIHEGIQVLVSTTIIENGIDIPNVNTIIIDRADRYGLSQLYQLRGRVGRNDSQAYAYLFYPQGSALSEIALKRLKIISEHTELGSGFKVAMKDMELRGTGNLLGREQSGHLATVGLDMYIRILDEAIRDLQNVGVKDEEREVFLELDYTGFIPDTYIKAPSVKFDIYRKISSIVNDEQLQGLASELSDRFGPPPVEVANLLFIAEIKIICRKLSIIHLTDRKGVVAVEFGKVADLNVNKVMNLISLSNKTVWLDMRRMNVMYLKTDAVSLKDKALFLMEKLQRLV, from the coding sequence ATGGCGCTTATGCAAACGCCAATTTCCACCCTTGTCCAATCGTATATCAAAACCAGTAGTGCATACAAGGTATATGGGGCACAGACCAACCACATCCACATCCACGGACTTGAGGGCTATCCGTTGGCCCAATTCCTCAGGTTGCTCAGTCGCAAACAAAAAGGACGGGTCTGGGCAGTTTGTCCTACTGAAGAGAGCGCCCTGCAACTGCTCAAAGACAGCGGCTTTTGTGGCGATGGTGCTGCCTCTTCCAATGGCGAAGGCCGAATGGTCTATTTACCCAGTAATGGGAGAAAACTATACACCCCTTTCAATGCCGACAATGTCGAGTATGACCAGCTCAGTCGCCTGATGCAGATTCAGGAGTTGAAAGAGGGACTGGTCATTACCCATCTCAGGCCGTTTGTATCACCTTTGGTCAGTCCCGAAACCTTGAGCAGCTCATCGCTGACCATCAAGGTTGGGGATGCTTTTGAGAGCTCATCCTTTTCCCAATTGCTTACCAATGCAGGCTATGTCCATACGGTTTCCACCTCTGCGATGGGAGAATATTCTTTGCGCGGCGAAGTGTTGGATATTTTCCCGTATGAAAGCGAGTACCCGTATAGAATCTATGCCGACTGGGATACCGTTGGAAAAATTGCTCGGTACAACCCCATAACCCAGGAGAGTATCGGGACTGTTGGAAAGCTGGTCCTGTCCTTGGTCGATGCAACCGGTGAAATGGCTACCTCTTCGGTCGGGGAGTATCTTGCTGATTCCGACCTGTTTTGCTTCATTGGTGACCAAAGACTGGCAACGAGTTTTCACAGCCTGCAGATAGAGGCAAAAGCCTTGTATCGGCAGGCTTTCCTTCAAGATCGGGAAGCAATAAAACCCGATGCACTTCTCTTTGATTTTCCTGCTTTTCAAAAGAAGTGCCGGTATTCGTTGACAGTTTTCGACATTGTCGGCCAAGGCCAGGATGTCTATCGGTTCGATATTGAGGGACCGCGCTCCTATTTTGGAAACTTTACCTTGCTCAAGGAAGACCTGAAAAGTTTGGAGAAACAAGGCTGGAATGTGGTTGTCTTTACAGAAAATCAACTGCAGAAACAGCGTCTGATGCAGATGCTCAGTGCTTTTCCTTTCCTCGGGTGGGAAGATCGTGCAATTTCCGGTGGGTTTGCCATCCCTTCGTTGAAAGTGGTTGCCATTTGCGAGCATGAGATTTTTGGGCGGCGGCGTCAGGTTGTCAAAACGTTGCAGCACACCCAGTCTTCGCCCCTGGACTCTTTTGTCGACTTGAATGAAGGCGATTATGTCGTACATGTCAACTACGGGGTGGGGCAGTTTGTAAAGATCGATCGCGTATCGAGTTTCGATCGCGAACGTGACTTCATAAAAATTGCGTATGCAGACAATGAAATGCTCTATGTCCCCATCGAGCAGGCCAACTTGGTCCAGCGGTATATCGGCAGCGATACGGGCCTGCCGAAAAAAGACAAGCTCGGGGGCCAAGGGTGGGAGAACAAGAAAGCCAAGGCCCGCAAGAACGCCGAGGATTTGGCCAAACATCTTATCACCCTCTATGCCAAACGCAAGAACAGCATCGGATATGCCTTCCCCAAGGACACCGATTGGCAGTTGCAGTTTGAAGCTTCCTTCCCCTTCGATGAGACTGCAGACCAACTGTCCTGCATCGAGGATATCAAGGATGACATGGAAAAACCCATCGTCATGGATCGCCTCGTCTGCGGGGATGTGGGGTATGGGAAAACGGAAATTGCCTTCCGTGCAGTATTCAAGGCGGTAATGGGTGGCAAGCAGGTGGCATTTCTTGCACCGACTACCATTTTGGCAGAACAGCACTATCAGAATTTTTTGAAACGTCTGGGTACCTTTCCTGTCCGTTGTGCACAGTTATCCCGTATTGTCACCAAAAAGGAGCAAAAACAGACACTCTTGGCATTGGCCGAGGGTAAGGTGGATGTCCTGTTCGGTACCCATAGGATTTTGCAGAAAGACATCATGTACCGTGATTTGGGACTTTTGGTTGTAGATGAGGAACAGCGTTTCGGTGTCAAGGACAAGGAACGGATCAAGACACTCAGGGCGAGCATCGATTCATTGTCACTCAGTGCAACTCCTATTCCCCGCACCTTATACATGTCCTTGCTTAAAATTCGTGACATGTCCCTGCTTGCCACACCCCCGATTGCACGAAGACCGATAGAAACGTACATCGGAGAGTACAATGAACAGACTATTGTTAAAGCCATCCGAGACGAGGTTGAACGCAAAGGCCAGGTATTCTTCCTGCACAATCGAATCGAGAGCCAGGACGAGGTGGTTTTCCAGCTGACCAAGCTATTGCCTGATGTCATTATCGAGAGTGCCCACGGCCAGATGGATAGCACCAAACTTGAGGATACCATGCGCCGGTTCATTCATGAAGGAATCCAAGTCCTGGTCTCCACCACCATCATCGAAAACGGTATCGACATCCCCAATGTAAACACCATCATCATTGACCGTGCCGACCGGTATGGACTCAGCCAGCTCTATCAGCTGCGCGGGCGGGTGGGGCGCAACGACAGTCAGGCGTATGCGTACCTGTTTTACCCGCAGGGGAGCGCCCTCAGTGAAATTGCATTGAAACGGCTGAAGATCATCAGTGAGCACACTGAACTGGGAAGCGGTTTCAAGGTGGCAATGAAGGATATGGAACTGAGGGGGACCGGCAACCTGCTCGGGCGGGAACAGAGCGGCCACTTGGCCACCGTCGGACTGGATATGTACATCCGTATCCTGGATGAGGCGATCAGGGATTTGCAGAATGTGGGGGTCAAGGACGAGGAGCGGGAAGTCTTCTTGGAGCTCGATTATACCGGCTTCATTCCTGATACCTATATCAAGGCACCTTCCGTTAAGTTTGATATTTATCGTAAAATATCCTCAATCGTGAACGATGAGCAACTGCAAGGTCTTGCAAGTGAATTATCCGACCGGTTCGGCCCTCCTCCGGTGGAAGTTGCAAACCTGCTCTTCATTGCCGAGATCAAGATTATCTGCCGCAAGCTTTCCATCATCCACCTGACCGACCGCAAGGGTGTGGTGGCCGTTGAATTCGGCAAAGTTGCAGACCTGAATGTAAACAAGGTCATGAATCTCATTTCGCTGAGCAATAAAACTGTTTGGCTTGATATGAGACGTATGAATGTCATGTATTTGAAAACTGATGCGGTTTCTCTCAAGGATAAAGCGTTGTTCTTGATGGAGAAATTGCAACGTCTGGTATAG